In Macrobrachium rosenbergii isolate ZJJX-2024 chromosome 47, ASM4041242v1, whole genome shotgun sequence, the following are encoded in one genomic region:
- the LOC136830794 gene encoding uncharacterized protein isoform X1: MMNDCKEEESPCNNVQNHRQQLLNHQQDIDRDLEAGSCGGDEDDEETREEGAEGEEGEEGEEGELEPPPRRKQVIPPLYNVEPGCTALGCYWAIGTFIVMVIGIIALLMYSSPGNARAPNVNVTKLFRFPPPASPSPDAQAK, from the coding sequence ATGAACGACTGCAAGGAAGAAGAGAGCCCCTGCAACAATGTGCAGAACCACCGTCAGCAGCTCCTGAACCACCAGCAGGATATCGACCGGGACCTTGAGGCTGGTTCTTGTGGGGGGGATGAGGACGATGAGGAGACTCGGGAGGAAGGCGCCGAAGGAGAGGAGGgcgaggagggggaagaaggggaaTTGGAGCCCCCGCCCCGAAGGAAACAAGTGATCCCGCCCTTGTACAACGTGGAACCCGGATGCACCGCCCTGGGTTGCTACTGGGCCATTGGTACCTTCATCGTCATGGTGATCGGAATCATCGCCCTGCTGATGTACTCGTCTCCTGGCAACGCCCGGGCGCCCAATGTCAACGTGACCAAATTGTTCAGATTCCCGCCGCCCGCCTCCCCTTCGCCCGACGCTCAGGCCAAGTAG
- the LOC136830794 gene encoding uncharacterized protein isoform X2, with protein MNDCKEEESPCNNVQNHRQQLLNHQQDIDRDLEAGSCGGDEDDEETREEGAEGEEGEEGEEGELEPPPRRKQVIPPLYNVEPGCTALGCYWAIGTFIVMVIGIIALLMYSSPGNARAPNVNVTKLFRFPPPASPSPDAQAK; from the coding sequence ATGAACGACTGCAAGGAAGAAGAGAGCCCCTGCAACAATGTGCAGAACCACCGTCAGCAGCTCCTGAACCACCAGCAGGATATCGACCGGGACCTTGAGGCTGGTTCTTGTGGGGGGGATGAGGACGATGAGGAGACTCGGGAGGAAGGCGCCGAAGGAGAGGAGGgcgaggagggggaagaaggggaaTTGGAGCCCCCGCCCCGAAGGAAACAAGTGATCCCGCCCTTGTACAACGTGGAACCCGGATGCACCGCCCTGGGTTGCTACTGGGCCATTGGTACCTTCATCGTCATGGTGATCGGAATCATCGCCCTGCTGATGTACTCGTCTCCTGGCAACGCCCGGGCGCCCAATGTCAACGTGACCAAATTGTTCAGATTCCCGCCGCCCGCCTCCCCTTCGCCCGACGCTCAGGCCAAGTAG